A window of the Kosakonia sp. BYX6 genome harbors these coding sequences:
- the ribD gene encoding bifunctional diaminohydroxyphosphoribosylaminopyrimidine deaminase/5-amino-6-(5-phosphoribosylamino)uracil reductase RibD → MQDEMYMARALKLAQRGRFTTHPNPRVGCVIVNDGEIVGEGFHYRAGEPHAEVHALRMAGVRARGATAYVTLEPCSHHGRTPPCCDALIAAGVTRVVAAMQDPNPQVAGRGLYRLQQAGIEVSHGLMMNDAEVLNKGFLKRMRTGFPYVQLKLGASLDGRTAMANGESQWITSPQARRDVQQLRAQSHAILSSSATVLADDPALTVRWEALNAETQALYPQENVRQPVRIIIDSQNRVTPEHQLVGLPGETWFARTKADERRWPTSVREIIVPEHNGHADLVMLMMLLGKQQINSVWVEAGANLAGALLQAGLVDELIVYLAPKLLGSDARGLCVLPGLSALADAPHFKFNEIRQVGPDVCLHLTHA, encoded by the coding sequence ATGCAGGACGAAATGTACATGGCGCGGGCGCTGAAACTGGCGCAGCGCGGGCGTTTTACCACCCATCCGAACCCTCGTGTCGGCTGTGTGATTGTCAATGACGGCGAAATTGTCGGTGAAGGTTTTCACTATCGCGCCGGTGAACCGCATGCGGAAGTGCATGCGCTGCGCATGGCAGGCGTTCGCGCACGTGGCGCAACGGCCTATGTAACGCTCGAACCGTGTAGCCATCACGGGCGCACACCACCATGCTGCGACGCGCTGATCGCCGCCGGGGTAACGCGCGTGGTCGCCGCGATGCAGGATCCCAACCCGCAGGTTGCCGGGCGCGGTTTATATCGCTTACAACAAGCCGGCATCGAGGTCAGCCACGGGCTGATGATGAACGATGCTGAAGTGCTGAATAAAGGTTTCCTTAAACGTATGCGCACCGGTTTCCCGTATGTGCAGCTGAAGCTGGGCGCGTCGTTAGATGGCCGCACGGCGATGGCAAACGGGGAAAGCCAGTGGATTACCTCCCCGCAGGCGCGCCGCGACGTGCAACAACTGCGGGCGCAAAGCCATGCGATCCTCAGCAGCAGCGCGACCGTGCTGGCGGACGATCCGGCTCTGACCGTGCGTTGGGAAGCGTTGAACGCCGAGACCCAGGCGCTCTATCCGCAAGAAAATGTTCGCCAGCCGGTGCGCATTATTATCGACAGCCAGAACCGCGTAACGCCAGAGCATCAATTAGTGGGGCTGCCAGGGGAAACCTGGTTTGCCCGCACCAAAGCCGACGAACGCCGTTGGCCGACCAGCGTTCGCGAGATTATCGTGCCGGAACATAACGGTCATGCCGATTTAGTCATGCTGATGATGTTGCTGGGAAAACAGCAGATTAACAGTGTGTGGGTCGAAGCGGGCGCCAACCTTGCCGGGGCGTTATTGCAGGCCGGGCTGGTGGACGAGCTGATTGTTTATCTCGCGCCTAAACTGTTAGGCAGCGATGCGCGCGGTCTGTGCGTGCTGCCGGGATTATCCGCACTGGCGGACGCTCCGCACTTTAAATTCAATGAGATACGTCAGGTTGGTCCGGATGTTTGCCTGCATCTCACTCACGCGTGA
- the nrdR gene encoding transcriptional regulator NrdR: MHCPFCFAVDTKVIDSRLVGEGSSVRRRRQCLVCNERFTTFEVAELVMPRVVKSNDVREPFNEDKLRSGMLKALEKRPVSADDVEMALNHIKSQLRATGEREVPSKMIGNLVMDQLKKLDKVAYVRFASVYRSFEDIREFGEEIARLQD; the protein is encoded by the coding sequence ATGCATTGCCCATTCTGTTTCGCCGTGGATACCAAAGTAATCGATTCTCGTCTGGTGGGTGAAGGTTCATCCGTTCGCCGTCGCCGGCAGTGTCTGGTTTGTAATGAGCGTTTCACCACCTTTGAAGTGGCAGAGCTTGTGATGCCGCGCGTGGTGAAAAGCAATGATGTGCGTGAACCTTTCAATGAAGACAAGTTGCGTAGCGGTATGTTGAAAGCGCTGGAAAAACGTCCGGTCAGCGCCGATGACGTAGAAATGGCGCTGAATCACATTAAATCGCAACTTCGCGCAACCGGTGAACGCGAAGTGCCGAGTAAGATGATCGGCAATCTGGTGATGGACCAGTTGAAAAAGCTCGATAAAGTGGCGTACGTGCGCTTTGCCTCCGTCTACCGGAGTTTTGAAGACATTCGCGAGTTTGGTGAAGAGATCGCACGCCTACAGGACTAA
- a CDS encoding DUF3251 domain-containing protein, translating to MTRRYLRTLLLGSLFALSACAQQSEVRELHQSVSTLNNEMSKLNKETVKITQQNTLNAKSGSGVYLLPGANTPARLNSQIGMLRMSLQNIAPNADGTRVVLRIQGESNDPLPAFSGTVEWGQIQGTTQNYQEVNVQNQLINAPASTLAPSDIDIPLQLNGITPDQLGFVRIHDIQPANAQ from the coding sequence ATGACAAGACGTTACCTAAGAACCCTCTTACTGGGAAGCCTTTTTGCCCTCAGTGCCTGCGCCCAGCAAAGCGAAGTCCGTGAGTTACATCAAAGCGTTAGCACGCTGAATAATGAAATGAGTAAGCTGAATAAAGAGACGGTGAAAATCACCCAGCAAAACACGCTGAATGCCAAATCCGGCAGCGGCGTCTATCTGCTGCCGGGCGCGAATACGCCCGCTCGCCTGAACAGCCAAATCGGCATGCTGCGCATGTCGCTGCAAAACATCGCGCCTAATGCCGACGGCACCCGCGTTGTGTTACGCATTCAGGGTGAATCCAACGATCCGTTACCGGCCTTCAGCGGCACGGTCGAGTGGGGCCAAATTCAGGGCACCACGCAAAATTACCAGGAAGTAAATGTACAAAATCAGTTGATTAACGCCCCTGCCAGCACGCTGGCGCCGAGCGATATCGACATTCCGCTGCAATTGAACGGCATTACGCCAGACCAATTAGGTTTTGTACGAATTCACGATATTCAGCCCGCCAACGCGCAGTAA
- a CDS encoding nucleoside-specific channel-forming protein Tsx: MKKTILAAGAALAITASFTATAAENSNPEFVSDWWHQSVNVVGSYHTRFGPTIRNDTYLEYEAFAKKDWFDFYGYLDAPVFFGGNSGAQGIWNHGSPLFMEIEPRFSIDKLTGADLSFGPFKEWYFANNYIYDMGRNSAGRQSTWYMGLGTDIDTGLPMSLSLNVYAKYQWQNYGAQNENDWDGYRFKVKYFVPITSLWGGNLSYIGFTNFDWGSDLGDKGGIANNGIKTRTNDSIASSHILSLSYDHWHYSVVARYWHNGGQWNDDASLNFGSGDFSVRSTGWGGYLVAGYNF, encoded by the coding sequence ATGAAAAAAACAATCCTCGCAGCCGGTGCAGCACTGGCGATTACCGCGTCTTTCACTGCAACCGCAGCAGAAAACAGCAATCCTGAATTTGTTTCCGACTGGTGGCACCAGAGTGTCAACGTCGTTGGCAGCTATCACACCCGTTTCGGACCGACCATTCGCAACGATACCTATCTGGAATACGAAGCGTTCGCTAAAAAAGATTGGTTCGATTTCTATGGTTACCTGGATGCACCGGTATTCTTCGGCGGTAACAGCGGCGCGCAGGGTATCTGGAACCACGGTTCTCCGTTGTTTATGGAAATCGAGCCGCGTTTCTCCATTGATAAACTGACCGGTGCCGACCTGAGCTTCGGCCCGTTCAAAGAGTGGTACTTCGCGAACAACTACATTTACGACATGGGTCGTAACAGTGCGGGTCGTCAGAGCACCTGGTACATGGGTCTGGGTACCGACATCGATACCGGCCTGCCGATGAGCCTGTCTCTGAACGTTTACGCGAAATACCAGTGGCAGAACTATGGCGCGCAGAACGAAAACGACTGGGACGGCTACCGTTTCAAAGTGAAATACTTCGTACCGATCACCTCCCTGTGGGGCGGCAACCTGAGCTATATCGGCTTCACCAACTTTGACTGGGGTTCAGACCTCGGTGATAAAGGCGGTATCGCTAATAACGGCATCAAAACGCGTACCAATGACTCCATCGCCTCGAGCCACATTCTGTCTCTGAGCTACGATCACTGGCACTATTCCGTTGTTGCCCGTTACTGGCATAACGGTGGTCAGTGGAACGATGACGCCAGCCTGAACTTCGGCAGCGGCGACTTCAGCGTCCGCTCTACCGGCTGGGGTGGTTACCTGGTTGCAGGTTACAACTTCTAA
- a CDS encoding serine hydrolase domain-containing protein — translation MNIFTRYIAPGLLIASVLSGWAGVAFAQTSQRTETAGKELTAGQLTGVSRLLQEYVDKGRIAGGVVQIHQDGRPVLTTAVGWRDKEAKDPMRNDTLFRIASQTKALTSVAILMLMEEGKLTLSAPLSKYLPGWSSTTVAVEKPGGGYDVVPAHRPITLHDLLTHTSGVSYGNGPAVKVWRDAGFLGWYWGDRRETIASAVSRMPRLPMAGQPGEQWIYGYSTDILGVVVEKVSGQTLQAFLTERLIRPLALKDTFFYVPANKANRLAVVYSETAEGRIRRAPDPGEWRDGNYVGQGEYIDGAHQAYSGGAGLLSTAADYSRFLEMIRRGGELDGKRYLRQQTVKQMVSNQIEGVPYPPGMGFGLGFNIRTDAAKAGDPGETGEFAWSGIYHSLYWVDPHNRMTVVYMVQLLPAEHIDDWARLRSVIYQALK, via the coding sequence ATGAATATATTCACGCGTTATATTGCACCGGGGCTGCTGATCGCCTCGGTACTCAGCGGCTGGGCTGGCGTGGCGTTCGCGCAAACGTCACAGCGCACGGAGACTGCGGGCAAAGAACTGACGGCCGGGCAACTGACGGGCGTGAGCCGATTGCTGCAAGAGTATGTGGACAAAGGCAGAATTGCCGGTGGCGTGGTGCAAATTCATCAGGACGGTCGCCCCGTGTTAACGACCGCCGTCGGATGGCGTGACAAGGAAGCCAAAGATCCCATGCGTAACGACACGCTGTTTCGCATCGCGTCGCAAACGAAAGCACTGACCAGCGTCGCGATACTGATGCTAATGGAAGAAGGCAAATTAACCCTCAGCGCTCCGCTCAGCAAATATCTGCCGGGCTGGTCATCTACCACCGTTGCCGTCGAAAAACCGGGCGGCGGCTATGATGTGGTTCCCGCCCACAGGCCGATCACCCTGCACGATCTGCTGACGCACACTTCCGGGGTTTCGTATGGCAACGGCCCGGCCGTCAAAGTCTGGCGGGATGCCGGTTTTCTGGGGTGGTACTGGGGCGATCGTCGTGAAACCATCGCCTCGGCGGTCAGCCGCATGCCCCGGCTACCGATGGCCGGGCAACCGGGAGAACAATGGATATACGGCTACAGCACCGACATTCTGGGTGTGGTTGTCGAGAAGGTGAGCGGCCAAACACTGCAAGCTTTTCTGACAGAGCGCCTGATCCGCCCGCTAGCGCTGAAAGACACCTTCTTTTATGTCCCGGCAAATAAAGCCAACCGCCTTGCCGTGGTGTATTCGGAAACCGCAGAAGGCCGCATTCGCCGCGCGCCCGATCCCGGCGAATGGCGGGATGGAAATTATGTGGGCCAGGGGGAATACATTGACGGCGCGCACCAGGCTTACTCCGGCGGTGCAGGTCTGCTGTCGACAGCCGCAGATTACAGCCGGTTTCTGGAAATGATCCGCCGTGGCGGTGAGTTGGACGGCAAACGCTACCTGCGCCAGCAAACGGTCAAACAGATGGTGAGTAACCAGATCGAGGGCGTGCCGTACCCGCCGGGCATGGGGTTTGGTCTTGGTTTTAACATCCGCACAGATGCCGCGAAAGCGGGCGATCCTGGCGAAACCGGCGAGTTTGCCTGGAGCGGTATTTACCACAGCCTGTACTGGGTGGATCCGCACAACCGAATGACCGTGGTGTATATGGTTCAGCTTCTGCCTGCGGAACACATTGATGATTGGGCCAGGCTGCGCAGTGTCATTTATCAAGCCCTGAAATAA
- a CDS encoding ABC transporter ATP-binding protein: MWAVEIQGVNKSYLLGQVRVNALHNVTLNIAPERFAVLSGQSGSGKTTLLNLIGGIDKPDSGHLRIADCEISSLDDDQCSAFRARQLGFIFQNFNLIPVLTVRENIEIPLLMQRRSAIQRKQATDEMLESVGLMHKADSLPNQLSGGQRQRVAIARALIHRPALIVADEPTANLDSKTGAAILQLLRRLQREYATTVVFSSHDPHVIAEADDLYVVHDGQVTRSGAV; this comes from the coding sequence ATGTGGGCAGTCGAAATCCAGGGCGTCAATAAAAGTTACTTACTCGGCCAGGTGCGGGTTAACGCACTTCACAATGTCACGCTTAACATTGCGCCCGAACGCTTCGCCGTCTTATCTGGCCAGTCCGGCAGCGGGAAAACCACCTTGCTGAATCTGATTGGCGGTATCGATAAACCCGACAGCGGCCACCTGCGGATCGCCGATTGTGAAATCTCCAGCCTTGATGATGACCAGTGCAGCGCTTTTCGCGCGCGCCAGCTCGGTTTCATCTTTCAGAACTTCAATCTCATTCCGGTTCTGACGGTTCGCGAAAATATCGAAATCCCCCTATTGATGCAACGCCGTAGCGCGATTCAACGCAAACAAGCCACGGATGAAATGCTCGAAAGCGTCGGCCTTATGCATAAAGCGGACTCGCTGCCAAACCAGCTTTCCGGCGGGCAACGCCAGCGTGTGGCCATTGCCAGAGCATTGATCCACCGCCCGGCGCTGATCGTCGCAGACGAACCGACCGCGAATCTCGACAGCAAAACCGGCGCCGCTATTTTGCAGCTTCTGCGGCGCTTGCAGCGGGAATACGCTACGACGGTGGTTTTTTCCTCTCACGATCCGCACGTGATCGCCGAAGCCGATGATTT